In Streptosporangiales bacterium, one genomic interval encodes:
- a CDS encoding DivIVA domain-containing protein, whose translation MAVILGTLALVATGRGGELSREEPDRPPVRLPEDRLVDAVDVNRLRLPLAFRGYRMDEVDRVLDRLAGEIAERDRQIDALGQELLSGAGTPPLEGYVDDGRRDVEHPNQTDEDAEAR comes from the coding sequence ATGGCCGTGATCCTCGGCACGTTGGCGCTGGTCGCCACCGGTCGCGGGGGCGAGCTCAGCCGGGAGGAGCCCGACCGGCCGCCGGTGCGGCTGCCCGAGGACCGCCTGGTGGACGCCGTCGACGTGAACAGACTCCGCCTGCCGCTGGCGTTCCGCGGCTACCGGATGGACGAGGTCGACCGCGTGCTCGACCGGCTCGCCGGCGAGATCGCCGAGCGCGACCGGCAGATCGACGCCCTGGGGCAGGAGCTGCTCAGCGGGGCGGGTACGCCGCCGCTCGAGGGCTACGTCGACGACGGCCGGCGCGACGTCGAGCACCCGAACCAGACCGACGAGGACGCAGAGGCCCGATGA
- a CDS encoding DNA-3-methyladenine glycosylase I: MTPGAAAGPDGRMRCPWSVSTDDYIAYHDTEWGRPVTDDAGMYERLTLEAFQSGLSWLTILRKRPAFRAAFAGFDPAKVAEFGPADVDRLLADRGIVRNRAKIDAAIANARATLEVPGGVAALVWSYAPAYTPARRSLADVPATTPESTALAKRLRSLGFRFVGPTTCYAAMQACGLVNDHLTACEFHPPA, translated from the coding sequence ATGACGCCGGGTGCGGCGGCCGGTCCCGACGGCCGGATGCGGTGCCCGTGGAGCGTCTCGACCGACGACTACATCGCGTACCACGACACCGAGTGGGGACGCCCGGTCACCGACGACGCCGGCATGTACGAGCGGCTCACGCTCGAGGCGTTCCAGTCCGGCCTGTCCTGGCTGACCATCCTGCGCAAGCGACCGGCCTTCCGCGCCGCGTTCGCCGGGTTCGACCCGGCGAAGGTCGCCGAGTTCGGCCCCGCGGACGTCGACCGGCTGCTCGCCGACCGCGGCATCGTGCGCAACCGCGCGAAGATCGACGCTGCCATCGCCAACGCGCGCGCCACCCTGGAGGTGCCGGGCGGCGTCGCCGCGCTCGTCTGGTCGTACGCGCCGGCGTACACCCCGGCGCGGCGGTCGCTGGCGGACGTGCCGGCCACCACACCGGAGTCGACCGCACTCGCGAAGCGGCTACGCAGCCTGGGCTTCCGCTTCGTCGGCCCGACCACCTGCTACGCGGCCATGCAGGCCTGCGGCCTGGTCAACGACCACCTGACCGCCTGCGAGTTCCACCCACCCGCCTGA
- a CDS encoding biotin attachment protein has translation MTEILFPALSEKVPDAEGVVSTWFVSDGDQVQTDQLVAEVQVDKVAAEVMAPTDGTMRLLVPEEATVSQGVAIARIE, from the coding sequence ATGACCGAGATCCTCTTCCCCGCATTGTCCGAAAAGGTGCCCGACGCCGAGGGCGTCGTGTCGACCTGGTTCGTCTCGGACGGCGACCAGGTGCAGACCGACCAGCTCGTGGCGGAGGTGCAGGTGGACAAGGTTGCGGCCGAAGTCATGGCACCCACGGACGGCACGATGCGGCTACTCGTACCGGAGGAGGCGACCGTATCCCAGGGCGTCGCCATCGCCCGGATCGAGTAG
- a CDS encoding alpha/beta fold hydrolase, whose product MVRDAADCRALLTALGIDRAHVVGLSYSCAIGLQLAADTPACGHSLVLLEPPPTHTSSAPAFLAATDRLIRDRHERGAADALDEFLTSVLGPSFLAALERRLPGGWAQSERDALTFFDTDLPALRDWRFSKRDARRIECPVLYVGGDVSGDLFAGVRELVLDWLPQAEDVVIQGAGHSLALTHPTAAAAAVAAFLSRHPLSGGSTS is encoded by the coding sequence ATCGTGCGTGACGCAGCCGACTGCCGCGCGCTGCTGACCGCCCTGGGGATCGACCGCGCGCACGTCGTCGGGTTGTCGTACAGCTGCGCGATCGGCCTGCAGCTGGCGGCCGACACGCCGGCATGCGGGCACAGCCTCGTCCTGCTCGAACCACCGCCGACCCACACCTCGAGCGCACCGGCGTTCCTGGCCGCCACCGACCGCCTGATCCGGGACCGGCACGAGCGAGGTGCCGCCGACGCGCTCGACGAGTTCCTTACCTCGGTCCTCGGGCCGAGCTTCCTGGCTGCCCTGGAGCGGCGGCTGCCCGGCGGGTGGGCACAGTCGGAGCGGGACGCACTCACCTTCTTCGACACCGACCTGCCGGCCTTGCGGGACTGGCGGTTCAGCAAGCGCGACGCCCGCCGCATCGAGTGTCCCGTGTTGTACGTCGGAGGCGACGTGAGTGGGGACCTCTTCGCCGGGGTCCGCGAGCTGGTACTCGACTGGCTGCCGCAGGCCGAGGACGTGGTGATCCAGGGGGCCGGCCACTCGCTCGCGCTCACGCATCCCACCGCGGCCGCCGCCGCTGTGGCAGCGTTCCTGAGCCGGCACCCGCTATCCGGCGGGAGCACGTCGTGA
- a CDS encoding helix-turn-helix domain-containing protein: protein MEARPTFIASVQRALHLIDAVGDSDRPVPAKMLARRTGQALPTTYHLLRTLVHEGYLRRINGAGYVLGDRVGALAASRAATRAARFRPILQSLHDELSAAAYLSILDDGEIKLVDVVDSPKAPRVDLWVGFHDAAHATALGKAVLASLDEDERRDYVSTHDLPDLTPRTMTSKQRLLRELDEPRTYALDQEEYALGTECVAAAVPSTSITAAIAVSVPAGQVQRVLERSDLLRRAARLTALAAAD from the coding sequence GTGGAGGCTCGTCCTACATTCATTGCGTCAGTGCAGCGTGCCCTGCACCTCATCGATGCTGTGGGCGACTCCGACCGGCCGGTGCCGGCCAAGATGCTCGCCCGCCGGACGGGTCAGGCGCTGCCGACGACGTACCACCTGCTGCGCACCCTCGTCCACGAGGGCTACCTGCGCCGGATCAACGGCGCCGGTTACGTCCTCGGCGACCGGGTGGGCGCGCTCGCCGCGTCGAGGGCGGCGACCCGCGCCGCCAGGTTCCGGCCGATCCTGCAGAGCCTGCACGACGAGCTGTCCGCGGCCGCCTACCTGTCCATCCTGGACGACGGCGAGATCAAGCTGGTCGACGTCGTCGACAGCCCGAAGGCACCGCGGGTGGACCTGTGGGTCGGCTTCCACGACGCCGCCCACGCGACGGCGCTCGGCAAGGCAGTACTGGCGAGCCTCGACGAGGACGAGCGGCGCGACTACGTCAGCACCCACGACCTGCCCGACCTGACCCCGCGCACGATGACGTCGAAGCAGCGGCTGCTCCGTGAGTTGGACGAGCCGCGTACGTACGCGCTCGACCAGGAGGAGTACGCGCTCGGCACCGAGTGCGTCGCGGCCGCCGTGCCGTCCACGTCGATCACCGCGGCGATCGCCGTGTCGGTGCCCGCGGGCCAGGTGCAGCGGGTGCTCGAACGCAGCGACCTGCTCCGCCGCGCCGCCCGGCTCACCGCGCTGGCCGCCGCCGACTGA
- a CDS encoding enoyl-CoA hydratase, whose product MNALDTATKNALRAAVQQAAGDPEVRCVLLTAEGRAFCVGQDLGEHAELLEQGNAISETVPQHYNPIASALLTMSKPVVAAVGGVAAGAGAGFAFAADFRILGTSGTFNLAFAGVGLGPDSGVSWSLPRMVGTPKALELLMRPETIDADTALQLGLATKVVPDEELLDTAGSLAAELAAGPTMAYAAIRQAVSYAAAHEVADALDREAELQAQCGATEDHRDAVRAFLKKEKPEFRGR is encoded by the coding sequence ATGAACGCGCTCGACACCGCGACGAAGAACGCCCTGCGGGCCGCGGTGCAGCAGGCGGCGGGTGACCCCGAGGTCCGCTGCGTGCTCCTCACCGCCGAGGGCCGGGCGTTCTGCGTCGGCCAGGACCTCGGCGAGCACGCCGAGCTGCTCGAGCAGGGCAACGCGATCAGCGAGACCGTGCCACAGCACTACAACCCGATCGCGAGCGCCTTGCTCACCATGTCCAAGCCGGTCGTCGCCGCCGTCGGCGGTGTCGCGGCGGGCGCCGGGGCGGGGTTCGCGTTCGCCGCCGACTTCCGCATCCTCGGCACGTCGGGCACGTTCAACCTGGCGTTCGCCGGCGTCGGGCTCGGCCCGGACTCCGGGGTGTCCTGGTCGCTGCCGCGGATGGTGGGCACGCCCAAGGCGCTCGAGCTGCTGATGCGGCCGGAGACCATCGACGCCGACACCGCGCTGCAGCTCGGCCTGGCGACCAAGGTGGTGCCGGACGAGGAGCTGCTCGACACGGCGGGCAGCCTCGCTGCCGAGCTGGCCGCCGGCCCCACCATGGCGTACGCCGCCATCCGGCAGGCCGTGTCGTACGCCGCCGCGCACGAGGTCGCGGACGCCCTGGACCGGGAGGCCGAGCTGCAGGCCCAGTGCGGCGCGACGGAGGACCACAGGGACGCCGTGCGAGCCTTCCTGAAGAAGGAGAAACCCGAGTTTCGCGGGCGTTGA
- a CDS encoding DUF3117 domain-containing protein: protein MAAMKPRTGDGPLEVTKEGRGIVMRVPLEGGGRLVVEMTPDEANNLGEALAAVTG, encoded by the coding sequence ATGGCGGCCATGAAGCCGCGGACCGGAGATGGACCGCTCGAGGTCACCAAAGAGGGGCGTGGCATCGTCATGCGGGTTCCGCTTGAAGGTGGTGGCCGCCTCGTAGTCGAGATGACCCCAGATGAGGCCAACAATCTCGGCGAAGCCTTGGCGGCCGTCACCGGTTGA